The proteins below are encoded in one region of Segatella copri:
- the miaA gene encoding tRNA (adenosine(37)-N6)-dimethylallyltransferase MiaA: MKYSMITILGPTASGKTSLAAALAARINSLGAHLSGTPAKGAEIISADSRQVYRGMDIGTGKDLADYTIHGKQIPYHLIDICEPGTKYNLFEYQQDFYDAYQDIQKRGAFPILCGGTGLYIESVLKGYHLSPVPQNPELRESLAHKSLEELTLILKELKAKTGSNMHNRTDVDTAQRAIRAIEIESYNLEHPMPERELPAVDSLIIGVSIDRDARREKISRRLKQRLDEGMVDEIKGLLDRGIPAENLIYYGLEYKFITEYVIGKTSYDEMYRGLEIAIHQFAKRQMTWFRGMERRGFTIHWVDALQPMEKKVETVLELMRS, translated from the coding sequence ATGAAATATTCGATGATAACCATATTGGGACCTACGGCGAGTGGTAAGACGAGTCTTGCTGCCGCTCTTGCAGCCAGGATCAATAGCCTGGGTGCCCATTTGTCGGGTACCCCTGCCAAGGGTGCTGAAATCATTAGTGCTGACAGCCGGCAGGTATATCGCGGCATGGATATAGGTACGGGTAAGGATCTGGCTGACTATACCATCCATGGCAAGCAGATACCTTATCACCTCATTGACATCTGTGAGCCTGGTACGAAATATAATCTCTTTGAATATCAGCAGGATTTTTATGATGCCTATCAGGATATTCAGAAGAGAGGGGCTTTTCCGATATTATGTGGAGGTACAGGACTCTATATTGAGTCGGTGCTGAAAGGTTATCATCTCTCACCTGTTCCGCAGAACCCGGAACTCCGTGAGTCATTGGCTCATAAGAGTTTAGAGGAACTTACGCTGATACTGAAAGAGCTGAAGGCGAAAACGGGTTCTAATATGCACAATCGCACAGACGTGGATACAGCACAGCGAGCTATCCGGGCGATAGAGATTGAAAGCTATAATCTGGAGCATCCGATGCCCGAACGTGAACTCCCTGCGGTTGATTCGCTGATTATCGGTGTCAGCATAGACCGGGACGCAAGAAGGGAGAAAATTTCACGGAGACTGAAACAGCGATTGGATGAGGGAATGGTAGATGAAATCAAGGGACTGCTAGATCGTGGTATTCCTGCCGAAAATCTCATCTATTATGGTTTGGAATATAAGTTTATTACAGAATATGTGATCGGTAAGACTTCATACGATGAGATGTATCGCGGTCTGGAAATAGCAATCCATCAGTTTGCCAAAAGGCAGATGACGTGGTTCAGAGGTATGGAGCGCAGAGGCTTTACTATCCATTGGGTAGATGCATTGCAGCCAATGGAGAAAAAGGTGGAGACGGTTTTGGAGCTGATGAGAAGCTAG
- a CDS encoding Crp/Fnr family transcriptional regulator, whose amino-acid sequence MAARGKYDKENIAMLIAKLWGGITDDQFDLLKEHLEIKKYKKNEIIYKNEGTPEYALCLIAGKVKIYKEGIGGKSQIIRVIKPIEFFGFRAYFADEIYKTAAMSLENCVVAQFPLAVLMKLISKSFNIGFFFIKYLSVEIGKSDDRTVNLTQKHIRARLAEGLIFLKDSYGLEKDGKTLDIRLSREDLANLCNMTTSNAIRTLSAFTAEELINTEGRKIKILQEEEIIKIAELG is encoded by the coding sequence ATGGCAGCTAGAGGAAAATACGATAAAGAAAATATAGCAATGCTGATTGCTAAGCTATGGGGAGGCATCACTGATGACCAGTTCGATTTACTGAAAGAACATCTGGAAATCAAGAAGTATAAGAAGAACGAAATCATCTACAAGAACGAGGGTACTCCCGAATATGCACTATGTCTCATAGCGGGAAAAGTGAAGATATACAAAGAAGGTATCGGTGGCAAAAGCCAGATTATCCGTGTTATCAAACCGATTGAATTTTTTGGTTTCAGAGCCTATTTTGCGGATGAGATATACAAGACGGCAGCCATGTCGCTGGAAAACTGCGTCGTTGCCCAGTTCCCGCTGGCAGTTCTCATGAAACTGATCTCCAAGAGTTTCAACATCGGCTTCTTCTTTATCAAATATCTCAGTGTGGAAATAGGTAAATCGGACGACCGTACCGTGAACCTCACCCAGAAACATATCCGTGCCCGACTTGCCGAGGGACTGATATTTCTGAAAGACTCTTATGGGTTAGAAAAAGACGGAAAAACTCTTGACATCCGATTGAGTCGTGAAGATCTGGCAAATCTCTGTAATATGACAACGAGCAATGCCATCCGTACGCTCTCAGCCTTTACGGCAGAAGAACTCATCAATACAGAAGGAAGGAAAATCAAAATCTTACAGGAAGAAGAAATCATAAAAATAGCAGAACTCGGATAA
- the mscL gene encoding large-conductance mechanosensitive channel protein MscL, whose protein sequence is MSKFLNEFKEFAMRGNVLDMAVGVIIGGAFGKIVSSVVDDVIMPPIGWLIGGVNFADLKFTLPTVNVAGEELKAATINYGNFLQTCFDFLIVAFCIFMLIKVVNKISKKKEEKPAEAPKAPEPSNEEKLLMEIRDLLKNQK, encoded by the coding sequence ATGAGTAAATTTTTGAATGAATTCAAGGAATTCGCCATGCGTGGCAATGTGCTCGACATGGCTGTCGGTGTTATCATCGGTGGTGCCTTTGGCAAAATCGTGAGCTCCGTTGTAGATGATGTCATCATGCCTCCTATAGGATGGCTGATTGGCGGCGTGAATTTCGCCGACCTCAAATTCACCCTACCTACCGTCAATGTAGCGGGTGAGGAACTGAAGGCGGCTACCATCAACTACGGTAACTTCCTCCAGACCTGTTTCGACTTCCTCATCGTTGCCTTCTGTATCTTCATGCTCATCAAGGTGGTGAACAAGATTTCCAAGAAGAAAGAGGAAAAACCGGCAGAAGCACCTAAGGCTCCGGAGCCAAGCAATGAAGAAAAACTTCTCATGGAAATACGTGATCTCCTGAAGAACCAGAAATAA
- the gap gene encoding type I glyceraldehyde-3-phosphate dehydrogenase: MIKIGINGFGRIGRFVFRSTVEAENAKEVQVVAINDLCPVDYMAYMLKYDTMHGHFDGTIEADVEKSELIVNGNHIRVTAERDPENLKWDEVGAEYVVESTGLFLAYDKAEKHLKAGAKYVVLSAPSKADANGNQADMFVCGVNTDKYNGQKIVSNASCTTNCLAPIAKVLNDNFGIETGLMTTVHSTTATQKTVDGPSMKDWRGGRAAAGNIIPSSTGAAKAVGKVIPELNGKLTGISMRVPTLDVSVVDLTVNLKKPASKEAICAAMKAASEGELKGVLGYTEDAVVSSDFLGCALTSIFDANAGVYLTDNFVKVVSWYDNEIGYSHKVVELIKIMKKHNG, from the coding sequence ATGATTAAGATTGGTATTAACGGATTTGGCCGTATCGGTCGTTTCGTATTCCGTTCTACAGTTGAGGCTGAGAACGCAAAGGAAGTACAGGTAGTAGCTATCAATGACTTGTGTCCAGTAGATTACATGGCTTACATGTTGAAGTATGATACAATGCACGGTCATTTCGACGGTACTATCGAGGCTGACGTTGAGAAGAGCGAGTTGATCGTTAACGGTAACCACATCCGTGTTACTGCTGAGCGTGATCCTGAGAACTTGAAGTGGGATGAGGTTGGTGCTGAGTACGTAGTTGAGTCTACAGGTCTCTTCCTCGCTTACGACAAGGCTGAGAAGCACTTGAAGGCTGGTGCTAAGTACGTAGTACTTTCTGCTCCTTCTAAGGCTGACGCTAACGGTAACCAGGCTGATATGTTCGTTTGCGGTGTTAACACTGACAAGTACAATGGTCAGAAGATCGTTTCTAACGCTTCTTGTACAACAAACTGCTTGGCTCCTATCGCTAAGGTATTGAACGATAACTTCGGTATCGAGACAGGTTTGATGACAACTGTTCACTCTACAACTGCTACACAGAAGACTGTTGATGGTCCATCTATGAAGGACTGGCGCGGTGGCCGTGCAGCTGCTGGCAACATCATCCCTTCTTCTACAGGTGCTGCTAAGGCTGTAGGTAAGGTTATCCCTGAGTTGAACGGTAAGTTGACAGGTATCTCTATGCGTGTTCCTACTTTGGACGTATCTGTTGTTGACTTGACAGTTAACTTGAAGAAGCCTGCTTCTAAGGAGGCTATCTGCGCTGCTATGAAGGCTGCTTCTGAGGGTGAGTTGAAGGGTGTACTCGGTTACACAGAGGATGCTGTTGTTTCTTCTGACTTCTTGGGTTGCGCTTTGACATCTATCTTCGACGCTAACGCAGGTGTTTATTTGACAGACAACTTCGTTAAGGTTGTTTCTTGGTATGACAACGAGATTGGTTACTCACACAAGGTTGTTGAGTTGATCAAGATCATGAAGAAGCACAACGGTTAA
- a CDS encoding diacylglycerol/lipid kinase family protein yields MVNENKWGLLYCPRGGWRSNKRWEKIEKVLKQQGVDYDFVQSENQKSVERLIRMFINNGYKTIVIVGGDSALNDAVNCLMQIDPKEREEVALGVIPNGLMNDFAHFWGFSDSDIEKTVASLKKRRIRKIDLGCIRYVNKKGEKCRRYFLNCINIGLIAAIMNLRRKTHHIFGSRTLSFLCSFILMIFQRLDYKMHVKINSDVIKRRVMTMCIGNGTGYGQTPNAVPYNGLLDVSVVSHPKTTQLFEGIYLFVKGKFLNHKSVHPYRTREVEVLDAQHALIGIDGRLMNTPVGPFQITVIQEVINFLIPV; encoded by the coding sequence ATGGTAAACGAGAATAAATGGGGGCTGCTTTATTGCCCTAGAGGAGGCTGGCGAAGTAACAAGCGCTGGGAAAAAATAGAGAAGGTGCTCAAGCAGCAGGGCGTGGATTACGACTTTGTGCAGAGCGAGAATCAGAAGAGCGTAGAACGGCTCATCAGAATGTTTATCAACAATGGTTATAAGACCATTGTCATCGTTGGTGGAGATTCTGCGCTCAATGATGCCGTAAACTGTCTGATGCAGATAGATCCGAAAGAAAGAGAAGAGGTGGCACTGGGTGTTATTCCTAACGGACTGATGAACGACTTTGCCCACTTCTGGGGATTCAGCGACAGCGATATCGAGAAGACGGTTGCGTCGCTGAAAAAACGTCGTATCAGAAAGATTGACCTCGGTTGTATCCGCTATGTGAACAAGAAGGGGGAGAAATGCCGTCGCTATTTCCTCAACTGTATCAATATCGGACTCATCGCCGCCATCATGAACCTGAGAAGAAAAACCCATCATATCTTCGGTTCACGTACCCTGTCGTTTCTCTGTTCCTTCATCCTGATGATATTCCAGCGTCTGGACTATAAGATGCATGTGAAAATCAATTCGGATGTTATCAAGCGTAGAGTGATGACGATGTGTATAGGCAATGGAACAGGATATGGACAGACTCCGAATGCTGTGCCATATAACGGACTGCTCGATGTGTCGGTGGTATCTCATCCTAAGACAACCCAGCTCTTCGAGGGAATCTATCTTTTTGTGAAAGGTAAGTTCCTCAACCATAAGAGTGTGCATCCTTACCGTACCCGAGAGGTAGAGGTGCTCGATGCCCAGCATGCCCTGATAGGTATTGATGGCAGATTGATGAATACACCGGTAGGCCCATTCCAGATTACTGTAATTCAGGAGGTTATCAACTTCCTGATACCTGTATAA
- a CDS encoding co-chaperone GroES, protein MNIKPLADRVLVLPAPAEEKVGGIIIPDTAKEKPQRGKVVATGKGTKDEEMILKEGDTVLYGKYAGTELEFDGTKYIMMRQSDVLAVVEE, encoded by the coding sequence ATGAACATTAAACCATTAGCAGACAGAGTGCTGGTACTTCCTGCACCAGCTGAAGAAAAAGTAGGTGGAATTATTATCCCTGATACAGCAAAAGAAAAACCACAGCGTGGTAAGGTCGTTGCTACAGGTAAGGGTACGAAAGACGAAGAGATGATTCTCAAAGAAGGTGATACCGTACTCTATGGTAAGTACGCTGGAACAGAACTCGAATTCGATGGTACTAAATATATCATGATGCGTCAGAGCGATGTACTCGCTGTAGTAGAAGAGTAA
- a CDS encoding nucleotidyltransferase family protein produces the protein MMQAMIFAAGLGTRLKPLTDRIPKALVSVGGEPLLKRVIFQLKDAGFTRIVVNVHHFSQQIIDYLRAHDNFGMDIRISDESEKLLETGGGIRKAWPLFNQSEPILIHNVDILSNVDLKKFYQMESRDMIAARLMVSERKTKRYLLFDDSMRLVGWTNIETGEVKSPYPDLNPKDYKMYAFSGIHMVAPSLFPLMEEEPDKFPIMDFYLKHCDKVRIEGYVKNDLKLMDVGKQETLKEAEAFLKSLVN, from the coding sequence ATGATGCAAGCAATGATATTCGCAGCAGGTTTGGGCACTCGCCTTAAGCCACTTACCGACCGCATTCCGAAGGCTCTGGTAAGTGTCGGGGGAGAACCTTTGCTCAAACGTGTCATCTTTCAGTTGAAGGATGCCGGTTTCACTCGCATTGTAGTGAACGTGCATCATTTCTCCCAACAAATTATCGATTATCTCAGAGCACATGACAACTTCGGTATGGACATCCGTATCAGTGATGAGAGTGAAAAGCTGCTCGAAACGGGTGGAGGTATCCGGAAGGCATGGCCGCTCTTCAACCAGTCAGAGCCTATTCTTATCCACAACGTGGATATTCTGAGTAATGTAGATCTGAAGAAATTCTACCAGATGGAGAGCAGGGATATGATTGCAGCCCGCCTGATGGTGAGCGAACGCAAGACCAAGCGCTATCTGCTCTTTGATGACAGCATGCGACTGGTGGGATGGACGAATATAGAAACGGGCGAGGTGAAGAGTCCTTATCCTGATCTCAATCCCAAAGATTATAAGATGTATGCTTTCTCGGGCATCCACATGGTTGCCCCATCGCTCTTTCCATTGATGGAGGAGGAACCGGACAAGTTCCCTATCATGGACTTCTATCTGAAGCATTGCGACAAGGTGCGCATAGAGGGATATGTAAAGAACGACCTCAAGCTGATGGATGTGGGAAAGCAGGAGACGCTGAAAGAGGCGGAAGCATTCCTGAAATCGTTAGTTAATTAG
- a CDS encoding RapZ C-terminal domain-containing protein: MEKLIDLYKKWAGEEPADVIKLAGQGSNRQYFRIIGHDGDTVIGVIGTSRDEDHAFVYLAQHFQLRQLPVPQILAVSDDELCYLQTDLGGTSLFDAIKGGRDAGGRYNQKEKELLKKTIRELPNIQIRGARGLDWQNCYPQPEFDVDSVLFDLNYFKYCFLKPTDLDFHELKLEANFRLFAKDLTSEPMDCFLYRDFQARNIMLDDKGNPYFIDFQGGRKGPFYYDLASFLWQASAKYPFKLRRELVWEYYQSLKHYTEVPSVRHFVNRLSLFVLFRTLQVLGAYGFRGYFERKKHFIDSIPPAIQNLRDLLKMGDKVFPYPYMMDMLRRLTELPQFKVIESVALSRADGYKTTDNNIYRAHPQDGPATYSKYDGKGPLVVRVYSFSFRKGIPEDPSGNGGGYVFDCRSTHNPGRYEPYKKLTGLDEPVIRFLEDDGEILKFLDHVYALADHHVNRYMQRGFTSLMFCFGCTGGQHRSVYSAQHLAEHIHRKFGVEVHICHREQHIEQVLPAKQ, translated from the coding sequence ATGGAAAAGCTGATTGATCTATATAAGAAATGGGCGGGTGAAGAACCGGCTGATGTCATAAAATTGGCAGGGCAGGGGAGTAACCGGCAGTATTTCCGTATCATTGGGCATGATGGTGATACGGTAATTGGTGTGATAGGAACCAGTCGTGATGAGGATCATGCCTTTGTATATCTGGCTCAGCATTTCCAGCTCAGACAGTTGCCTGTTCCCCAGATTCTGGCGGTGAGCGATGATGAACTCTGCTATCTTCAGACAGACCTTGGCGGTACTTCGCTTTTCGATGCCATCAAGGGCGGACGAGATGCGGGCGGACGTTACAATCAGAAAGAGAAGGAACTCCTTAAGAAAACCATTCGTGAACTTCCGAATATCCAGATTCGCGGTGCAAGAGGATTGGATTGGCAGAACTGCTATCCGCAGCCAGAATTCGATGTGGACAGTGTACTCTTCGACCTCAACTACTTCAAGTATTGTTTCCTGAAGCCTACCGATTTGGATTTTCACGAACTGAAGCTCGAAGCCAACTTCCGGCTTTTTGCCAAGGATCTGACATCAGAACCGATGGATTGTTTCCTTTATCGCGATTTTCAGGCACGCAACATCATGCTGGATGATAAGGGAAATCCATACTTTATTGATTTTCAGGGTGGCAGAAAGGGACCGTTCTATTATGATCTCGCCTCATTCCTCTGGCAAGCATCTGCTAAGTATCCGTTCAAACTGCGCAGAGAACTGGTTTGGGAATACTACCAGTCCTTGAAGCATTATACCGAGGTACCATCGGTGCGCCATTTTGTAAACCGGTTGAGTCTTTTTGTGCTCTTCCGTACCTTACAGGTTTTGGGCGCCTACGGATTCCGCGGCTATTTCGAACGCAAGAAGCATTTCATCGACAGTATTCCGCCAGCTATCCAGAATCTGCGAGATCTTCTGAAGATGGGTGACAAGGTATTCCCTTATCCTTATATGATGGATATGTTGAGAAGACTGACCGAATTGCCACAGTTCAAGGTGATAGAGAGTGTGGCGCTGAGTCGTGCAGACGGCTATAAGACTACCGACAACAATATCTATCGTGCGCATCCGCAGGACGGACCTGCCACCTATTCTAAATATGATGGTAAGGGACCGCTGGTGGTAAGAGTGTATAGTTTTTCTTTCCGTAAGGGCATTCCAGAGGATCCGTCGGGCAATGGTGGAGGTTATGTCTTCGACTGCAGAAGTACCCATAACCCTGGCAGATACGAGCCTTATAAGAAGTTGACGGGTCTGGATGAGCCTGTTATCCGATTCCTGGAGGATGATGGTGAGATATTGAAGTTCCTGGATCATGTCTATGCACTTGCCGACCATCATGTAAACCGCTACATGCAGCGTGGTTTCACCTCTCTGATGTTCTGTTTCGGATGTACAGGCGGTCAGCATCGCAGTGTATATTCTGCGCAGCATCTTGCCGAACATATTCACCGGAAGTTTGGTGTAGAAGTGCATATTTGTCATCGTGAACAGCATATTGAACAGGTTTTGCCGGCAAAACAATAG
- the guaA gene encoding glutamine-hydrolyzing GMP synthase, with protein sequence MQQKIIILDFGSQTTQLIGRRVRELDTFCEIMPYNKFPKDDPSVIGVILSGSPYSVHDPEAFKVDLSQFIGRIPVLGICYGAQFLSYAQGGKVEAADSREYGRANLEHFDKENPLFKGFIENSQVWMSHGDTITAIPEDYKCIASTANVKYAAYASTKQPVWAVQFHPEVFHSLQGTQLLKNFVVDICGSKQDWSADSFVETTVAELKEQLGDDKVILGLSGGVDSSVAAVLLNKAIGKNLTCIFVDHGMLRKNEFRDVMEDYKCLGLNVIGVDASEKFFADLAGVTDPEKKRKIIGRDFVEVFNAEAKKQTGAKWLAQGTIYPDRIESLNITGKVIKSHHNVGGLPKEMNLQLCEPLKWLFKDEVRRVGRSMGMPEHLITRHPFPGPGLAVRILGDITPEKVRILQDADDIYIRGLREYKVKLNGEEARRVLAAGVPADMQNGEIEVSLYDQIWQAGTVLLSTVRSVGVMGDERTYEHPVALRAVTSTDAMTADWAHLPYDFMAKVSNEIINKVKGVNRVCYDISSKPPSTIEWE encoded by the coding sequence ATGCAACAGAAGATTATTATTTTGGATTTCGGTTCACAGACCACACAGCTCATCGGCCGTCGTGTCCGTGAACTCGATACCTTCTGCGAGATCATGCCTTACAACAAGTTTCCAAAGGATGACCCATCTGTCATTGGTGTCATCTTGAGCGGTAGCCCTTATTCCGTTCATGATCCGGAAGCTTTCAAGGTAGATCTGAGCCAGTTTATTGGCCGTATTCCTGTGCTCGGCATCTGCTATGGTGCTCAGTTCCTCTCTTACGCCCAGGGCGGTAAGGTGGAGGCTGCTGACAGCCGTGAGTATGGTCGTGCCAACTTGGAGCATTTCGATAAGGAGAATCCTTTGTTCAAGGGATTCATCGAGAACTCTCAGGTTTGGATGAGCCATGGTGATACCATCACTGCTATCCCTGAGGATTACAAGTGCATCGCTTCTACTGCTAATGTGAAGTATGCTGCTTATGCTTCTACCAAGCAGCCTGTATGGGCAGTACAGTTCCACCCAGAGGTGTTCCACTCTTTGCAGGGTACACAGCTCTTGAAGAACTTCGTGGTTGATATCTGCGGAAGTAAGCAGGACTGGAGTGCTGACTCTTTTGTTGAGACAACAGTTGCTGAGTTGAAGGAACAGTTGGGCGACGATAAGGTTATCCTCGGTCTTTCTGGCGGTGTTGACTCCAGTGTGGCTGCCGTTCTCCTGAACAAGGCTATCGGCAAGAACCTTACCTGTATCTTCGTAGATCATGGTATGTTGCGCAAGAATGAGTTCCGTGACGTGATGGAAGACTACAAGTGTTTGGGCTTGAATGTAATCGGCGTGGATGCATCCGAGAAGTTCTTTGCTGACCTGGCTGGTGTTACTGACCCTGAGAAGAAGCGTAAGATTATCGGCCGCGACTTCGTAGAGGTTTTCAATGCTGAGGCTAAAAAGCAGACTGGTGCCAAGTGGTTGGCTCAGGGTACCATCTATCCTGACCGTATCGAGAGCTTGAATATCACCGGTAAGGTGATCAAGAGTCATCACAACGTAGGTGGTCTTCCTAAGGAGATGAACCTTCAGTTGTGTGAGCCTTTGAAGTGGCTGTTTAAGGATGAGGTTCGCCGTGTAGGTCGCTCTATGGGTATGCCAGAGCACCTGATTACTCGTCACCCATTCCCAGGTCCTGGTTTGGCTGTCCGAATCTTGGGCGATATTACTCCTGAGAAGGTACGTATCCTTCAGGATGCTGACGATATCTATATCCGTGGCTTGCGTGAGTATAAGGTGAAGTTGAATGGTGAGGAAGCTCGTCGCGTCCTGGCTGCCGGTGTTCCTGCTGACATGCAGAATGGCGAGATCGAGGTTTCTCTCTACGATCAGATCTGGCAGGCTGGTACCGTATTGCTTTCTACTGTCCGTTCAGTAGGTGTGATGGGTGATGAGCGTACATACGAGCACCCGGTTGCCTTGCGTGCTGTAACCAGTACTGATGCGATGACTGCTGACTGGGCACATCTTCCTTATGATTTCATGGCTAAGGTAAGTAATGAGATTATTAATAAGGTGAAGGGTGTAAACCGTGTATGTTATGACATCTCTTCAAAACCACCTTCGACAATTGAGTGGGAATAA
- the groL gene encoding chaperonin GroEL (60 kDa chaperone family; promotes refolding of misfolded polypeptides especially under stressful conditions; forms two stacked rings of heptamers to form a barrel-shaped 14mer; ends can be capped by GroES; misfolded proteins enter the barrel where they are refolded when GroES binds), translating to MAKDIKYNMDARDLLKKGVDQLANAVKVTLGPKGRNVVIEKKFGAPQITKDGVTVAKEVELENKFENTGAQLVKSVASKTGDDAGDGTTTATILTQAIVTEGLKNVTAGANPMDLKRGIDKAVAAVVAFIKEHAEQVDDNYDKIEQVATVSANNDAEIGKLLADAMRKVSKDGVITIEESKSRDTNIGVVEGMQFDRGYLSGYFMTDADKMECVMDNPYILLYDKKISNLKEFLPILQPAAESGRPLLVIAEDVDSEALTTLVVNRLRGGLKICAVKAPGFGDRRKAMLEDIAVLTGGVVISEEKGLKLEQATLDMLGSADKVTVNKDNTTIVNGHGEKANIQDRVAQIKNEIENTKSSYDKEKLQERLAKLAGGVAVLYVGANSEVEMKEKKDRVDDALCATRAAIEEGIVAGGGTTYIRALEALKDMKGDNADETTGIRIVERAIEEPLRQIVANAGGEGSVVVNKVREGEGDFGYNARKDVYEDMRQAGIVDPAKVERVALENAASIAGLFLTTECVLVDKPEPAPAAPAAAPGMGGMM from the coding sequence ATGGCTAAAGATATTAAATATAATATGGATGCCCGCGACCTCTTGAAGAAGGGTGTTGATCAGTTGGCAAATGCAGTAAAGGTAACTCTCGGTCCTAAGGGCCGCAACGTGGTAATCGAAAAGAAGTTTGGTGCTCCTCAGATTACTAAGGATGGTGTTACCGTAGCTAAGGAAGTAGAGTTAGAGAATAAATTCGAAAATACTGGTGCTCAGCTTGTTAAGAGCGTTGCCAGCAAGACTGGTGATGATGCCGGTGATGGTACAACAACTGCTACTATCCTGACTCAGGCTATCGTAACAGAGGGCTTGAAGAACGTTACTGCAGGTGCAAACCCAATGGACTTGAAGCGTGGTATCGACAAGGCTGTGGCTGCTGTTGTTGCCTTCATCAAGGAACATGCTGAACAGGTAGACGACAACTACGATAAGATTGAGCAGGTGGCTACTGTTTCTGCCAACAATGATGCTGAGATTGGTAAGCTCTTGGCTGACGCAATGCGCAAGGTTTCTAAGGATGGTGTCATCACTATCGAGGAGAGCAAGAGCCGTGATACCAACATCGGTGTAGTAGAGGGTATGCAGTTTGACCGTGGTTACCTGAGCGGTTACTTCATGACAGACGCTGACAAGATGGAGTGTGTAATGGATAACCCATACATCCTTCTTTATGATAAGAAGATTTCTAATCTGAAGGAGTTCTTGCCAATTCTCCAGCCTGCTGCTGAGAGTGGTCGTCCTTTGTTGGTTATCGCTGAGGATGTTGATTCTGAGGCTTTGACTACATTGGTAGTTAACCGTTTGCGTGGCGGTTTGAAGATTTGTGCTGTGAAGGCTCCTGGCTTCGGCGACCGTCGCAAGGCCATGTTGGAGGATATCGCAGTATTGACAGGCGGTGTTGTTATCTCTGAGGAGAAGGGCTTGAAGTTGGAGCAGGCAACTTTGGATATGCTGGGTTCAGCAGACAAGGTTACCGTCAACAAGGACAATACAACTATCGTTAATGGTCATGGCGAGAAGGCTAATATCCAGGATCGCGTAGCTCAGATCAAGAACGAAATTGAGAATACTAAGTCTTCATATGATAAGGAGAAACTTCAGGAGCGTCTGGCTAAGCTCGCCGGTGGTGTAGCTGTCCTCTATGTAGGTGCCAACTCTGAGGTTGAGATGAAGGAGAAGAAGGATCGTGTTGACGATGCACTCTGCGCTACCCGTGCCGCTATCGAGGAAGGTATCGTTGCTGGTGGTGGAACTACTTATATCCGTGCTCTCGAGGCATTGAAGGATATGAAGGGTGATAACGCTGACGAGACAACAGGTATCCGTATCGTAGAGCGTGCTATTGAGGAGCCTCTCCGTCAGATTGTTGCCAATGCCGGTGGCGAGGGTTCTGTAGTAGTAAATAAGGTACGCGAGGGCGAGGGTGACTTCGGTTACAATGCCCGCAAGGACGTTTACGAAGATATGCGTCAGGCTGGTATCGTAGATCCTGCCAAGGTAGAGCGTGTAGCTTTGGAGAATGCTGCTTCTATCGCAGGCTTGTTCCTGACAACAGAGTGTGTGTTGGTTGACAAACCAGAGCCTGCACCAGCTGCACCAGCTGCAGCACCTGGTATGGGTGGCATGATGTAA